In Pirellulales bacterium, a genomic segment contains:
- a CDS encoding enoyl-CoA hydratase/isomerase family protein yields MAQTQTEVVRLETEGDLAIITIDSPPVNSLSRRVVAGLADALARANANAAVKAIVLRGAGDNFIAGADIAELGQASGGKVANPESQLASSLQGWLDEMEANAKPIVIALDGFALGGGLEVALAGQWRVGTTRCRVGLPELRLGLLPGAGGTQRLPRILCQKLPGLAGLQKAATMMLESSEARAKEALELGILQELVEPDKLMDAAKTAARKLAAGELKPVRASKLGDKLCSKEEAAGFLEMAKAFAGDKIRNMVHPEHCLDAMLAGASEGYAVGIRREAENFMKCLAAPQSAGLIHLFFATRTAAKVPGVTDQKFPPREFARAAVLGGGTMGSGIATALLDAGLHVTLKEVNDDFAAAGRGRIEGNFGSRLKKGKLTQQKHDDNLSRLKVQTDYAGFDQLDIVIEAVVENIELKQQVFADLEKACRPDCVLASNTSTIDIELIGARTKAAPRILGTHFFSPAHVMPLVELVRSKQTSPEVLNSVINLSKRIKKTPVTVGNCVGFLVNRIFFPYGQTAGLLVDHGIDPYRIDKAVFDFGMPMGPFRMGDLAGVDVAKFAGGILADAYQQRNYVSTLVDHLFAEKRFGQKTGKGYYLYPDGKTAQSDPDVAALVAKARADAGNPKPLDITDEEIVERVLFGVVNEACRCLEEGIAIRASDIDVATVLGMGFPPYRGGIMHWADTLGSKYICDKLTGWSQQHGPVYEPSAYLRERASSGKKLSE; encoded by the coding sequence ATGGCACAAACGCAAACCGAAGTGGTTCGACTCGAAACCGAGGGCGATCTGGCGATCATCACCATCGATTCGCCCCCCGTGAACTCGCTCAGCCGCCGCGTGGTGGCCGGCCTGGCCGACGCGCTGGCCCGCGCCAACGCCAATGCCGCCGTCAAGGCGATCGTGCTGCGCGGAGCCGGAGACAACTTCATCGCCGGCGCCGACATCGCCGAGCTAGGGCAGGCCAGTGGCGGCAAAGTCGCCAATCCCGAAAGTCAACTCGCCTCGTCGCTGCAAGGCTGGCTCGACGAAATGGAAGCCAACGCCAAGCCCATCGTCATCGCGCTCGATGGCTTTGCCCTCGGCGGCGGACTGGAAGTGGCCCTGGCCGGGCAGTGGCGCGTCGGCACAACCCGCTGCCGAGTGGGCCTGCCAGAGTTGCGGCTGGGTCTGCTCCCCGGCGCCGGCGGCACGCAGCGCTTGCCGCGCATCTTGTGTCAAAAACTGCCCGGGCTCGCCGGCCTGCAAAAGGCCGCCACGATGATGCTCGAAAGCAGCGAGGCCCGCGCCAAGGAAGCACTCGAGCTGGGCATCCTGCAAGAGTTGGTCGAGCCAGACAAGCTGATGGACGCCGCCAAGACGGCTGCCCGCAAATTGGCCGCTGGCGAGCTAAAGCCGGTCCGCGCGTCGAAGCTGGGCGACAAGCTGTGCAGCAAGGAAGAGGCCGCCGGCTTTCTGGAAATGGCCAAAGCCTTCGCCGGCGACAAGATTCGCAACATGGTCCATCCAGAGCATTGCCTCGACGCCATGCTCGCTGGCGCCAGCGAGGGCTACGCCGTCGGCATCCGCCGCGAGGCCGAGAACTTCATGAAGTGCCTCGCCGCTCCGCAGTCGGCCGGGCTGATCCATCTGTTCTTTGCCACCCGTACCGCTGCCAAGGTGCCCGGCGTCACCGATCAGAAATTTCCGCCGCGCGAGTTTGCCCGCGCCGCCGTCTTGGGAGGGGGCACTATGGGGAGCGGCATCGCCACGGCCCTGCTCGACGCCGGCCTGCATGTTACGCTCAAGGAAGTCAACGACGACTTCGCCGCCGCCGGCCGCGGACGGATCGAAGGCAACTTTGGCTCGCGGCTCAAAAAGGGCAAGCTCACCCAGCAAAAGCATGACGACAATCTCAGCCGTCTCAAGGTGCAGACCGACTACGCCGGCTTCGACCAGCTTGACATCGTGATCGAAGCGGTGGTTGAGAACATCGAGCTCAAGCAGCAGGTTTTTGCCGATCTCGAAAAGGCCTGCCGCCCCGATTGCGTGCTCGCCTCCAACACCTCGACCATCGACATCGAGCTGATCGGCGCCCGCACCAAGGCCGCGCCGCGGATCCTTGGCACGCACTTCTTTTCTCCCGCCCATGTGATGCCGCTGGTTGAGCTGGTACGCAGCAAGCAAACCAGCCCCGAGGTGCTCAACTCGGTCATTAACCTCTCCAAGCGGATCAAAAAGACCCCCGTCACCGTCGGCAATTGCGTCGGCTTCCTGGTCAACCGCATCTTCTTCCCCTACGGGCAAACCGCCGGGCTGTTGGTCGATCACGGCATCGACCCCTACCGCATCGACAAGGCGGTCTTCGACTTCGGCATGCCGATGGGCCCCTTCCGCATGGGCGATCTGGCTGGCGTCGACGTGGCCAAATTCGCCGGCGGCATCCTGGCAGACGCCTACCAGCAGCGCAACTACGTCTCGACGCTGGTCGATCACCTCTTCGCCGAAAAGCGCTTCGGGCAGAAGACCGGCAAGGGCTACTACCTCTATCCCGATGGCAAAACGGCGCAGTCCGATCCCGATGTCGCCGCGCTGGTGGCCAAGGCGCGGGCCGACGCCGGCAACCCCAAGCCGCTCGACATCACCGACGAGGAAATTGTGGAGCGCGTTCTGTTTGGCGTGGTGAACGAGGCCTGCCGCTGCCTGGAAGAAGGGATCGCCATCCGCGCCAGCGATATCGACGTGGCCACCGTGCTCGGCATGGGCTTTCCGCCCTACCGCGGTGGCATCATGCATTGGGCCGACACCCTCGGCAGCAAGTACATTTGCGACAAGCTCACCGGCTGGTCGCAGCAGCACGGCCCGGTGTACGAGCCGTCTGCCTACCTGCGCGAGCGGGCCAGCAGTGGCAAGAAATTGAGCGAGTGA
- a CDS encoding signal peptidase — translation MPKYVVRCGSTRALGVFTTSSGSLYARGARVIARTERGLEAGEVLCEATDQAVNYLDQPGRGQIMRDMTGEDERELTRIHAAERREFEVCRDHIQQQALDMKLVDVEHVFGGERIVFYYLAENRVDFRDLVKALAAEFQTRIELRQIGVRDEAKLLADYGDCGKPVCCNTHLAAMPPVSMKMAKLQKATLDPTKISGRCGRLKCCLRYEYDTYEQLQKELPPVGVQIITGKGRAKVLAQEILSAQLLVETEDHRRILIDASDVLTVLPKTGGANH, via the coding sequence TTGCCCAAATATGTCGTCCGCTGCGGCTCCACGCGAGCGCTCGGGGTTTTTACCACGAGCAGCGGATCGCTCTATGCGCGGGGCGCGCGGGTGATTGCCCGCACCGAACGCGGCCTGGAAGCGGGCGAGGTGCTGTGCGAGGCGACCGATCAGGCGGTGAACTATCTCGATCAGCCCGGTCGCGGTCAGATCATGCGCGACATGACCGGGGAAGACGAACGCGAATTGACGCGGATTCACGCCGCCGAGCGGCGCGAGTTTGAAGTCTGCCGCGATCATATCCAGCAGCAAGCGCTGGACATGAAGCTGGTCGACGTCGAGCATGTGTTTGGCGGCGAACGGATCGTGTTTTACTACCTGGCGGAGAACCGGGTTGATTTTCGGGATTTGGTCAAGGCGCTAGCCGCCGAGTTCCAGACCCGCATCGAGTTGCGACAAATCGGCGTGCGCGACGAGGCGAAGCTGCTGGCCGACTATGGCGATTGCGGCAAGCCGGTCTGCTGCAACACGCACCTGGCGGCCATGCCGCCGGTGTCGATGAAGATGGCCAAGCTGCAAAAGGCAACCCTCGACCCGACCAAAATCTCGGGGCGCTGCGGACGGCTGAAATGCTGCCTACGATATGAGTACGACACCTATGAGCAGTTGCAGAAGGAGTTGCCGCCGGTGGGGGTGCAGATCATCACTGGCAAGGGGCGCGCCAAGGTGCTGGCCCAAGAGATACTGTCCGCCCAACTGCTGGTCGAAACCGAAGACCATCGGCGGATATTGATCGACGCCAGCGACGTTTTGACGGTGCTGCCGAAGACCGGCGGCGCCAACCATTGA
- the larA gene encoding nickel-dependent lactate racemase, whose product MRVKLEYGRTGLEVELPDRPLVRKLAYKDAPAVADAQAAVEAALARPTGTQPLAKLAQGRRDACVVISDITRPVPNQIILPPILRTLEAAGIPRDQILILVATGLHRPNEGDELIEMVGADIAANYRIENHNGRELAEHTHLGDSPRGVPIWIDSRYVNADLKITTGLIEPHLMAGYSGGRKLVCPGLAALETVKVWHGPAFLEHPNADCGILDGNPVHEENTWIARLTGCDFIVNTVIDAERRLLKVVAGDMEAAFLEGVDFVRDVVRDTVPQAVDVVVTSSAGYPLDTTFYQAVKGMVGALPIVKQGGTIILVASLSEGVGSPEFNRLFDENDSLESFVERILGKDYFVLDQWQLEELAKVRRKARVKIVSDGLSADELDRLFVESAPSVEAAVADSLAEYGPAATLAVIPKGPYVLAQVGA is encoded by the coding sequence ATGCGCGTCAAACTCGAATATGGTCGCACCGGTCTTGAGGTCGAACTGCCCGACCGCCCACTCGTTCGCAAACTCGCCTATAAGGACGCACCGGCCGTCGCCGACGCGCAGGCCGCGGTCGAGGCGGCGCTGGCTCGCCCCACCGGCACGCAGCCTTTGGCCAAGCTTGCCCAGGGGCGCCGCGACGCCTGCGTGGTCATCAGCGACATCACCCGCCCGGTGCCGAACCAAATCATTCTGCCGCCGATCCTGCGCACGCTCGAAGCCGCGGGCATCCCGCGCGACCAGATTTTGATTCTCGTCGCCACCGGCCTGCATCGTCCCAACGAGGGAGATGAGTTGATCGAGATGGTCGGCGCCGACATCGCCGCCAACTACCGCATCGAGAATCACAACGGCCGCGAGCTCGCCGAACACACGCACCTGGGGGACAGCCCCCGCGGCGTCCCCATCTGGATTGACAGCCGCTATGTGAACGCCGATCTCAAGATCACTACGGGCTTGATCGAGCCGCACCTCATGGCGGGCTACTCCGGCGGTCGCAAGCTGGTCTGTCCCGGTCTGGCCGCGCTGGAGACGGTCAAGGTGTGGCACGGCCCCGCCTTCTTGGAGCACCCCAACGCCGATTGCGGTATCCTCGACGGCAACCCGGTCCATGAGGAAAACACCTGGATCGCCCGCCTCACCGGCTGCGACTTCATCGTCAACACGGTAATCGACGCGGAACGCCGCCTGCTCAAGGTGGTGGCCGGCGACATGGAAGCCGCCTTCCTGGAAGGGGTCGACTTTGTCCGCGACGTCGTCCGCGACACCGTGCCGCAAGCGGTCGATGTGGTGGTCACCAGTTCGGCCGGCTACCCGCTCGACACCACGTTCTATCAGGCGGTGAAGGGGATGGTCGGCGCCTTGCCGATCGTCAAGCAAGGGGGCACGATCATCCTGGTCGCCAGCCTCAGCGAAGGGGTCGGCAGTCCCGAGTTCAACCGACTGTTCGACGAGAACGACTCGCTAGAAAGCTTCGTCGAGCGGATCCTGGGCAAAGACTACTTCGTGCTCGACCAGTGGCAGCTTGAAGAGCTGGCCAAGGTCCGCCGCAAGGCGCGGGTGAAGATCGTCAGCGACGGACTCTCGGCCGACGAGCTGGACCGCCTCTTTGTCGAGAGCGCCCCTTCGGTCGAGGCCGCCGTGGCCGACTCGCTGGCCGAATACGGCCCCGCCGCCACCCTGGCCGTCATCCCCAAGGGACCCTACGTGCTGGCCCAGGTGGGGGCGTAG
- a CDS encoding carboxymuconolactone decarboxylase family protein, translating into MHASSKQARRTTVERGATVEMVEESAATGRVREIYEDIRRTKQIDFVPNFWKTLAAHPPLLEDTWNRLKRVMAPGVLDPLTKEMIAVAVSATNGCSYCINSHTAAAKKLGLSSEALGELMEVVSLFNSTNTLADAFQVRPDVFP; encoded by the coding sequence ATGCACGCGAGCAGCAAGCAAGCGCGGCGGACCACCGTGGAGCGCGGCGCGACGGTCGAGATGGTCGAGGAGTCGGCGGCGACCGGGCGGGTGCGCGAAATTTATGAAGATATTCGGCGAACCAAGCAGATCGACTTTGTGCCGAACTTTTGGAAGACGCTGGCCGCGCATCCGCCGCTGTTGGAAGACACTTGGAACCGGCTCAAGCGGGTGATGGCGCCCGGCGTGCTCGACCCCTTGACCAAGGAAATGATCGCCGTGGCGGTATCGGCCACCAACGGCTGCAGCTACTGCATCAACTCACACACCGCCGCGGCGAAGAAGCTGGGGCTCAGCAGCGAGGCGCTTGGCGAACTGATGGAAGTGGTGTCGCTGTTCAACAGCACCAACACGCTGGCCGACGCGTTTCAGGTGCGGCCCGACGTGTTTCCCTGA
- a CDS encoding small basic protein, translating into MTMDKSLRPRTGSARARNVMTRDERIAKLQEQERWQEGQSPLGLPKVRVYKLSMKKKKKRKEEEGEAGAAAPAAAAGGKAAAAAKPAAKPAGKAGGKK; encoded by the coding sequence ATGACCATGGACAAGAGTTTGCGCCCCCGCACCGGATCGGCGCGGGCACGCAACGTCATGACCCGCGACGAGCGGATCGCCAAGCTCCAGGAGCAGGAGCGCTGGCAAGAAGGCCAAAGCCCGCTGGGCCTCCCCAAAGTGCGGGTCTACAAGCTCAGCATGAAGAAAAAGAAGAAGCGCAAGGAAGAAGAGGGGGAGGCCGGAGCGGCTGCCCCCGCCGCGGCAGCCGGCGGCAAAGCGGCCGCCGCCGCCAAACCAGCGGCCAAGCCCGCCGGCAAGGCTGGCGGCAAGAAGTAG
- a CDS encoding terpene cyclase/mutase family protein, with translation MSGRKIAIGLFALGLVALVAAPLANGADEAPADAKQYQQVVSKAIDFLATTGQAPDGSYSASASPAVTALVTAGILRAGRTPDDPLVAKSLKFLEGFVQPDGGIYTPTSTHRNYETSIAMVCFAEANRDGRYKDLLAKAEGFVKGLQWDENEGHDRSSVNFGGAGYGSKKRPDLSNTSFLIDALRAAGKGPDDPALQKALVFVSRCQNLESEHNTTPFAAKVEDGGFYYTPAAGGSSMAGETDAGGLRSYGSMTYAGLKSMIFAGVGPDDPRVKAAFDWAQKHYSLAENPGMGEAGLYYYYHTFAKALDALGTDQIKDASGAEHNWRSELLGELAKRQRPDGAWVNPTTRWMEGDPNLVTGYALLTLSYLKPRE, from the coding sequence ATGTCTGGCCGGAAGATCGCAATAGGACTGTTCGCGCTCGGTTTGGTCGCGCTGGTGGCGGCGCCTTTGGCCAACGGAGCGGACGAGGCCCCAGCAGACGCCAAGCAGTACCAACAGGTGGTCTCCAAGGCGATCGACTTTTTGGCCACGACTGGACAGGCGCCCGATGGATCGTACTCGGCCAGCGCCAGCCCGGCCGTGACGGCGCTGGTGACGGCGGGCATCTTGCGGGCTGGCCGCACGCCAGACGACCCGCTGGTGGCCAAGAGCCTCAAGTTCTTGGAAGGGTTCGTGCAGCCGGATGGCGGCATCTACACCCCGACCAGCACGCACCGCAACTACGAAACCAGCATCGCCATGGTCTGCTTCGCCGAGGCCAATCGCGACGGGCGCTACAAGGATTTGCTGGCCAAGGCCGAGGGCTTTGTCAAAGGGTTGCAATGGGACGAGAACGAAGGGCATGACCGTTCGAGCGTGAATTTTGGCGGGGCGGGCTACGGTAGCAAGAAGCGGCCCGACCTGTCGAACACCAGCTTTTTGATCGACGCCTTGCGGGCAGCGGGCAAGGGCCCTGACGATCCGGCGCTGCAAAAGGCACTGGTGTTTGTCTCGCGTTGCCAGAACCTGGAGAGCGAGCACAACACCACGCCGTTCGCCGCCAAAGTCGAGGATGGCGGGTTTTATTACACGCCGGCGGCGGGAGGATCGAGCATGGCTGGCGAGACCGACGCCGGCGGCCTGCGCAGTTATGGCTCGATGACCTACGCGGGACTGAAGAGCATGATCTTCGCCGGCGTGGGGCCCGACGACCCGCGCGTGAAGGCGGCCTTCGACTGGGCGCAGAAGCACTACAGTCTGGCCGAGAACCCCGGCATGGGAGAGGCGGGGTTGTACTACTACTATCACACCTTCGCCAAGGCGCTCGACGCGCTGGGGACCGACCAGATTAAGGACGCCAGCGGCGCAGAACACAATTGGCGGAGCGAACTCTTGGGCGAACTGGCCAAGCGGCAGCGCCCCGACGGCGCCTGGGTGAACCCGACCACGCGCTGGATGGAGGGCGACCCCAACCTGGTGACTGGCTACGCGCTGTTGACGCTCAGCTATCTGAAGCCGAGGGAATAA